One genomic region from Diabrotica undecimpunctata isolate CICGRU chromosome 9, icDiaUnde3, whole genome shotgun sequence encodes:
- the LOC140450888 gene encoding uncharacterized protein, with protein MYMSILCKFNAGKRLNLSGRGSFRCRSAMSGLRYNEGVEWQEKEWRSILKRSPGKYFKQNIQENQRAVELKSKRKLDFVSPYRKKRSRQSKKNTEYGPRALQPSLTEDEYQSEYSRILKTIQVQPEEIPVIERQTVGQWNNAFYRHIKRNRLTASYFGLICKRRPNTSCRNLIKTMIAPSWDNEYTLYGKDKEDVARQRFIELNPEKRVQKCGIFIDNIYNHLAATPDGIVDDNSLLEVKCLLKVHKSGKSLLEAVETLKNMPLENKNGTLQLKKNHYYMYQIQGQLNIARKDYCYFVVYVNDTEPLFIEKIERDEELWARMIEKLNNIEEHTLIAQATILYPRFKKFGFIDEKQYRKAVENLYSKVANTKLPTQKENEEENIEQPIQNIPYKEDLLQNLWKDFDKEVQQHQ; from the exons ATGTACATGTCCATTTTGTGTAAATTTAATGCGGGCAAGAGGCTAAACCTCTCTGGGAGGGGTAGTTTCAGGTGTCGCTCAGCAATGTCAGGGCTGCGTTACAACGAAGGTGTAGAATGGCAGGAAAAAGAGTGGAGAAGTATATTAAAGAGGTCACCAGGAaagtattttaaacaaaatatacaagaaAACCAACGGGCTGTGGAATTAAAATCTAAGCGAAAACTGGATTTTGTTTCACCTTACCGAAAAAAAAGAAGTAGACAAAGTAAAAAGAATACTGAATATGGTCCTCGCGCTTTACAGCCTTCATTAACCGAAGATGAATATCAGTCGGAATATTCTAGGATTCTAAAAACCATACAA GTGCAACCAGAAGAGATCCCGGTGATCGAAAGACAAACCGTTGGTCAATGGAACAATGCTTTCTACAGGCATATTAAAAGAAATAGGTTAACGGCTTCTTACTTTGGATTAATTTGCAAAAGAAGGCCTAATACAAGCTgtagaaatttaataaaaacaatgatTGCACCCTCTTGGGATAACGAATATACCCTTTATGGGAAAGATAAGGAAGATGTCGCAAGACAAAGATTCATTGAATTAAATCCTGAAAAGAGAGTACAGAAGTGtggaatatttattgataatatttACAATCATCTTGCTGCTACTCCAGATG GAATTGTAGATGATAATAGTTTGTTGGAAGTTAAATGCCTTCTGAAGGTGCATAAAAGTGGCAAGTCCCTGTTGGAGGCAGTAGAGACGCTAAAAAACATGCCATTGGAAAATAAAAATGGAACATTACAGTTAAAAAAGAACCATTATTACATGTATCAG attcAAGGCCAACTTAATATTGCTCGAAAAGATTATTGCTACTTTGTAGTATATGTTAATGATACAGAGCCCCTATTTATTGAAAAGATTGAGCGAGATGAAGAACTTTGGGCTCGAATGATAGAAAAActcaata ATATAGAGGAACATACTTTAATAGCTCAAGCAACAATCTTGTACCccagatttaaaaaatttggttTCATAGACGAAAAACAGTATCGCAAAGCAGTAGAGAATTTGTACAGCAAGGTAGCCAACACAAAATTACCCACACAAAAAGAAAACGAAGAGGAAAATATTGAACAACCAATTCAAAATATACCGTATAAGGAAGATCTACTTCAAAATTtatggaaagattttgacaaggAAGTTCAACAGCACCAATAA
- the LOC140450889 gene encoding uncharacterized protein: MSLFREINIPTDLLLADQNFEKPGPVDLLIGADTFWDILSVGQIKLGPGLPIIQKTTLGWIISGPIPTKIQHHSPQNCYFSSTIQLDVQLTKFWELEQCPKTKLVSEEDTYCENHFKQHISRHCDGRFITTLPLKESPSILGDSKTSAKTRFLNLERKLENNIQLKSEYHNFILEYIKLGHMSLTRDTDDNSGFFLPHHCVFKESSTSTKLRVVFNGSAKTTTGY; this comes from the exons ATGTCGCTGTTCAGAGAA ATCAATATTCCAACAGATTTACTTCTAGCTGACCAGAATTTTGAAAAACCTGGTCCAGTAGACCTTCTTATTGGTGCTGACACATTCTGGGATATTTTAAGCGTAGGACAAATTAAACTTGGTCCTGGGTTACCCATCATTCAAAAAACCACTCTTGGTTGGATAATCTCTGGCCCCATTCCAACAAAGATTCAACATCACTCCCCacaaaattgttatttttcttcCACAATCCAATTAGATGTACAGCTTACAAAGTTTTGGGAACTAGAGCAATGTCCCAAAACCAAGCTTGTTTCCGAAGAAGACACCTATTGTGAAAATCACTTTAAGCAACACATTTCTCGCCATTGTGATGGTCGTTTTATCACTACTCTTCCTCTAAAGGAATCTCCATCAATCTTAGGGGATTCTAAAACTTCTGCTAAAACACGTTTTCTAAACTTAGAGAGAAAACTTGAAAACAACATTCAATTAAAATCAGAATATCATAACTTCATACTTGAATACATTAAACTTGGCCACATGTCCCTAACACGGGACACTGACGATAATTCTGGATTCTTCTTACCTCATCATTGTGTTTTCAAGGAATCATCAACCAGCACAAAATTAAGAGTTGTATTTAACGGTAGTGCAAAAACTACCACAGGCTACTAA